In Aspergillus fumigatus Af293 chromosome 4, whole genome shotgun sequence, one genomic interval encodes:
- a CDS encoding GNAT family N-acetyltransferase, with amino-acid sequence MSPTTTTTTTSITSTTKQDASQDLPQDIPDLQTYRATTKEDLIPGLRLIADSIAQQRQTAAHALIFHPFWLSAMAALIAIVYKALYTDSSDLPLIGTTSAGCVMAGLLVVRGLTGGYIEEAERVGKGEWLLPSRTNPKERGQGEEQEILVTKFGERIIGVVVLRGVPVPAGEKKVKMTGVIWAWTVERRYRGKGVGAGLLEEAVEMCRQKGWEGPVFDEEHANAKRVLPGLFNGEFERREKWARGVLEGVKNRME; translated from the coding sequence ATGTCCCCAAcaacaaccaccaccaccacatcaATAACATCTACTACCAAACAAGATGCTTCGCAAGATCTTCCGCAAGATATCCCCGACCTACAAACCTACCGCGCCACCACAAAAGAAGACCTCATCCCCGGCCTCCGCCTCATCGCCGACTCCATCGCACAACAGCGCCAAACCGCCGCACACGCACTCATCTTCCACCCCTTCTGGCTATCGGCCATGGCGGCGCTCATCGCAATCGTCTATAAAGCGCTGTACACCGATTCCTCTGACCTCCCGCTCATCGGGACGACGAGCGCGGGGTGCGTGATGGCGGGATTGTTGGTCGTGAGGGGGTTGACCGGGGGGTATAttgaggaggcggagaggGTTGGGAAAGGGGAGTGGCTGTTGCCTAGTCGCACTAATCCTAAAGAACGGGGGCAAggggaggagcaggagattcTGGTGACGAAGTTCGGAGAGAGGATTATTGGGGTGGTTGTGTTGCGTGGGGTCCCTGTTCCTGCGGGTgagaagaaggtgaaaaTGACGGGGGTTATTTGGGCGTGGACGGTTGAGAGACGGTATCGCGGGAAGGGGGTGGGGGCTGGATTGTTGGAGGAGGCGGTTGAGATGTGCAGACAGAAAGGGTGGGAGGGCCCGGTGTTTGATGAGGAGCATGCGAATGCGAAGAGGGTGTTGCCAGGCTTGTTCAATGGGGAGTTtgagaggagggagaagtGGGCGAGGGGGGTGCTGGAGGGGGTGAAGAACAGGATGGAGTAG
- the phoD gene encoding phosphate:H+ symporter, with product MASTGGGNSAFRNYNNELAHVEDARERRRQALAEIDNAKFSWYHVRAVVVAGVGFFTDSYDIFAINLASSMLGVVFWQDAKSSPGKIPSSADTAIKVSTSGGTVIGQLFFGWLADRIGRKRMYGIELMVIIMATLAQALSSDSRAISIVGILIFWRVIMGIGIGGDYPLSSIITSEFATTKWRGAMMGSVFAMQGFGQFAAAIVALIVTAGFKESLETASSVGKCSGVCQLAVDKMWRVVIGFGAVPACIALYYRLTIPETPRYTFDVAHDIVKADEDVRAYMTGKHEGHPDEIRRQSVLQKHAGDVTPKASWADFWRHYLQWKNGSILLGTAGSWFFLDVAFYGLGLNNSIILSAIGWSGGKDVYEVFYKNAVGNLILICAGAIPGYWMTVATVDTIGRKPIQLLGFIILTIVFIVIGFAYEPLKKSHNGLLGLYVIAQFFFNFGPNATTFIVPGECFPTRYRSTSHGISAASGKVGAIIAQCVFGPLVHKGAKDPSQSPWLNHVMQIFALFMLCGCFTTLLIPETKRKTLEQLSGEEYESDTLVQNSPMIQAEKKVDNSSAADV from the exons ATGGCTTCTACAGGAGGCGGCAACTCCGCCTTCCGGAACTATAACAATGAGTTGGCTCACGTGGAGGATGCCAGAGAGCGCCGTCGTCAGGCTCTGGCCGAGATTGACAATGCCAAGTTCAGCTGGTACCACGTTCGCGCTGTTGTCGTTGCCGGTGTAGGTTTCTTCACGGACTCCTACGATATCTTCGCCATCAACCTGGCCTCCAGCATGTTGGGTGTTGTCTTCTGGCAGGATGCCAAATCCAGCCCCGGCAAGATTCCCTCGAGTGCAGATACGGCCATCAAGGTGTCTACCTCTGGTGGTACGGTGATTGGACAGTTGTTTTTCGGTTGGCTTGCGGATCGCATTGGTCGTAAGCGTATGTACGGTATTGAATTGatggtcatcatcatggccactCTGGCTCAGGCTCTCTCCTCGGACTCGCGTGCTATCTCCATCGTTGGTATTCTCATCTTCTGGCGTGTGATTATGGGTATTGGTATCGGTGGAGATTACCCTCTGTCTTCTATCATTACTTCTGA GTTTGCTACTACAAAGTGGAGAGGTGCCATGATGGGTTCTGTGTTTGCCATGCAGGGTTTCGGTCAATTCGCGGCGGCCATCGTCGCTCTGATTGTTACTGCCGGCTTCAAGGAATCTCTGGAGACTGCTAGCTCCGTGGGCAAGTGCTCCGGTGTCTGCCAGCTCGCTGTCGACAAGATGTGGCGTGTGGTTATCGGTTTCGGTGCCGTTCCTGCCTGCATTGCCCTCTACTACCGTCTCACCATCCCTGAAACTCCCCGCTACACTTTCGACGTTGCCCATGACATTGTCAAGGCCGACGAGGATGTTCGTGCCTATATGACCGGCAAGCACGAGGGTCACCCCGACGAGATACGCCGCCAGTCCGTCCTCCAGAAGCACGCTGGTGACGTGACCCCGAAGGCCAGCTGGGCTGATTTCTGGCGCCACTACTTGCAGTGGAAGAATGGAAGTATCCTCCTTGGCACTGCTGGTTCTTGGTTCTTCCTCGACGTTG CGTTCTACGGTCTTGGTCTCAACAACTCCATCATCCTGAGTGCTATCGGCTGGAGCGGTGGTAAGGACGTCTACGAGGTCTTCTACAAGAACGCCGTCGGGAATCTGATCCTGATCTGTGCGGGTGCCATCCCCGGTTACTGGATGACGGTGGCCACCGTCGACACCATCGGGCGCAAGCCCATCCAGCTGCTTGGCTTCATTATCCTGACCATTGTCTTTATCGTAATCGGTTTCGCCTACGAGCCCCTGAAGAAATCCCACAACGGTCTGCTGGGTCTGTACGTCATCGCGcagttcttcttcaacttcggCCCCAACGCCACCACGTTTATCGTGCCCGGCGAGTGCTTTCCCACCCGCTACCGGTCCACCTCTCACGGTATCTCTGCTGCATCCGGCAAGGTCGGCGCCATCATCGCGCAGTGTGTGTTTGGACCTCTGGTGCACAAGGGCGCCAAAGACCCCTCGCAATCCCCCTGGCTCAACCACGTCATGCAGATCTTTGCGCTGTTCATGCTGTGCGGTTGCTTCACCACTCTGCTCATTCCCGAGACCAAGCGCAAGACCCTGGAGCAGTTGTCCGGAGAGGAGTATGAGAGTGATACCCTGGTGCAGAACTCTCCCATGATccaggcagagaagaaggTGGATAATTCAAGTGCTGCGGATGTTTAG
- a CDS encoding Con-6 family protein has product MPRARSRSREPSEGRDPENVMRGYKATLHNPNVSQQAKQHAQQELDRYESGYATSKSEEDRHASNVKRGLKAATHNPNVTDMGKKQARDKLQAMGEQPEEPGD; this is encoded by the exons ATGCCTCGAGCCCGAAGCCGAAGCCGCGAGCCCAGCGAAGGCCGCGACCCCGAGAATGTCATGCGGGGATACAAAGC CACCCTCCACAACCCGAACGTCTCCCAGCAGGCCAAGCAACACGCGCAGCAGGAGCTCGATAGGTACGAGAGTGGTTACGCCACCAGCAAGAGCGAGGAGGATCGGCATGCGTCGAATGTGAAGAGGGGGTTGAAGGC GGCAACGCATAATCCCAACGTGACAGATATGGGGAAGAAGCAGGCGAGGGATAAATTGCAGGCGATGGGGGAGCAGCCTGAGGAGCCGGGTGATTAG
- a CDS encoding SNG1 family protein produces the protein MIEDNKSGGNSTKSAETLRETEPSSTGAVSVGFWDPALQETRKRIIYLWSRTVLGLCVFILSILSLYWAVQFRSEDRLHTLTVWVVDFDNQVDPYRNESITPIVGPAVTDVANRLIKSEREHVGYEIRSPADFNFDPWAVRQGVYDEHAYAAIIVNPNATTLLYEAVTNGHSSYDPTGAAQFIIISARDQATYSNYIEPALSWFQLEVFAEFGPRWIQTLTRESMDISRVPQAVNPAIGFYKVDLRPFGPAAATPSVTIGLIYLIIIAFFNTPFLMPVHMQFIKGDHPPLKNAQWLIWRLCSSILAYFFLSLFYSFVSLAFQIPFAHSPAPDTLPADDPNAYGHGSFVVFWMLNWVGMTALGLPCENMGMILGFPYSALFLIFWVITNVATGFYALDLAPGFFAWGYAFPLHRIVEALRTILFGTHSWIGLDFGILFAWIGLSIILYPFAAFVMRWKMKRGL, from the exons ATGATCGAAGACAACAAATCTGGAGGTAACAGTACCAAGTCGGCCGAGACTCTTCGGGAGACTGAGCCCTCCTCCACCGGTGCTGTCTCGGTCGGCTTTTGGGATCCCGCGTTACAAGAGACCCGCAAGCGAATCATATACCTCTGGAGTCGGACAG TGCTTGGGTTGTGTGTTTTCATTCTCAGCATTCTTTCGCTCTACTGGGCCGTCCAATTCCGGTCGGAAGACAGGCTGCACACTTTGACCGTCTGGGTGGTCGATTTCGATAACCAGGTGGACCCATACAGGAATGAGAGCATCACGCCCATTGTTGGACCAGCCGTGACAGATGTCGCGAATCGGCTTATCAAGTCGGAGAGAGAACACGTGGGATATGAAATCAGATCGCCAGCAGACTTCAACTTTGATCCTTGGGCGGTCCGGCAAGGGGTCTATGATGAACATGCGTATGCCGCAATCATTGTCAACCCTAATGCTACTACTCTCCTATACGAAGCCGTGACCAACGGCCACTCGTCGTATGATCCCACTGGCGCTGCTCAATTTATAATCATCAGCGCGCGTGACCAGGCCACATATTCCAACTACATCGAACCGGCCTTGTCCTGGTTCCAGTTGGAAGTTTTCGCCGAATTTGGCCCCAGGTGGATTCAGACTCTCACAAGGGAGTCCATGGACATCTCCCGGGTGCCGCAAGCTGTCAACCCGGCGATTGGTTTCTACAAAGTTGACCTGCGACCATTTGGCCCGGCTGCTGCAACGCCGTCGGTGACCATCGGTTTGATTTATCTGATCATTATCGCCTTTTTCAACACTCCCTTCCTTATGCCTGTTCATATGCAGTTCATCAAGGGGGACCACCCGCCTCTGAAAAACGCGCAGTGGCTCATCTGGCGGCTGTGTTCAAGCATCCTGGCCTACTTTTTCCTGTCGCTGTTTTATTCGTTTGTGTCGCTGGCCTTCCAGATCCCGTTCGCCCATAGTCCAGCGCCGGATACGTTGCCTGCGGACGATCCCAATGCCTATGGACATGGATCTTTCGTGGTATTCTGGATGCTGAATTGGGTTGGCATGACTGCGCTTGGATTACCCTGCGAGAACATGGGGATGATCCTCGGATTTCCCTACAGCGCCCTTTTTCTTATTTTTTGGGTCATCACCAACGTCGCCACTGGCTTCTATGCGTTGGATCTGGCCCCTGGATTCTTCGCTTGGGGCTATGCCTTCCCTTTGCATCGCA TTGTCGAGGCGCTCCGGACTATTCTCTTCGGCACGCATTCCTGGATTGGACTCGACTTTGGCATTCTGTTTGCGTGGATCGGATTGTCCATCATATTATACCCATTTGCCGCATTTGTCATGCGCTGGAAGATGAAGCGAGGATTGTAA
- the erg6 gene encoding sterol 24-C-methyltransferase has product MAPVALEQENHLRDAEFNRAMHGKSAQFRGGFAALRGKDSAAQKAAVDEYFKHWDNKPAEDETEETRAARRAEYATLTRHYYNLATDLYEYGWGTSFHFCRFAQGEPFYQAIARHEHYLAHQMGIKEGMKVLDVGCGVGGPAREIVKFTDANVVGLNNNDYQIERATRYAEREGLSHKLSFVKGDFMQMKFPDNSFDAVYAIEATVHAPDLEGVYKEIFRVLKPGGVFGVYEWLMTDAYDNDNPEHRRIRLGIELGDGISNMVKVSEGLTAFKNAGFELLHNEDLADRPDAIPWYYPLAGSFKHMTSPWDFFTIARMTWWGRGIAHRFCGAMETIGLFPKGTQKTADSLAIAGDCLVAGGEKKLFTPMYLMVGRKPE; this is encoded by the exons ATGGCCCCCGTAGCTTTGGAACAAGAGAACCACTTGCGCGATGCCGAGTTCAATCGTGCAATGCACGGAAAGTCTGCCCAGTTTCGGGGTGGCTTTGCTGCTCTTCGTGGCAAGGACTCAGCTGCTCAGAAGGCCGCTGTGGACGAGTACTTCAAGCATTGGGACAACAAGCCCGCTGAAGACGAGACAGAGGAGACTCGCGCG GCCCGCCGTGCTGAGTATGCCACATTGACCCGACA CTATTACAACCTGGCCACGGATCTTTACGAGTATGGATGGGGTACTTCATTCCACTTCTGCCGCTTCGCCCAAGGCGAACCCTTCTACCAAGCCATTGCCCGTCATGAACACTACCTGGCTCACCAGATGGGCATCAAGGAGGGTATGAAGGTTCTGGACGTCGGCTGTGGCGTTGGCGGTCCTGCCCGCGAGATTGTCAAATTCACCGATGCCAATGTGGTCGGGCTGAACAACAACGACTACCAGATTGAGCGTGCGACTCGGTATGCTGAGCGCGAGGGATTGAGTCATAAGCTCAGCTTTGTCAAGGGCGACTTTATGCAGATGAAGTTCCCCGACAACTCTTTCGATGCCGTTTACGCTATCGAGGCCACCGTCCATGCTCCTGACCTTGAAGGTGTCTACAAGGAAATCTTCCGTGTGTTGAAGCCTGGTGGAGTTTTCGGTGTCTATGAATGGCTCATGACTGACGCGTACGACAACGACAACCCTGAGCATCGCAGGATCCGTCTGGGTATCGAGCTGGGTGATGGTATTTCCAACATGGTCAAGGTCTCGGAAGGTCTTACTGCCTTTAAGAACGCTGGTTTCGAGCTGCTGCACAACGAGGATCTCGCCGATCGCCCTGATGCCATTCCGTGGTACTACCCTCTCGCCGGATCGTTCAAGCACATGACTTCGCCTTGGGATTTCTTCACCATTGCCCGTATGACATGGTGGGGTCGCGGTATCGCCCATCGGTTCTGCGGAGCTATGGAAACTATTGGTCTCTTCCCCAAGGGCACCCAGAAGACCGCCGACAGTCTCGCCATTGCTGGTGACTGTCTGGTCGCTGGTGGTGAGAAGAAGCTCTTCACGCCCATGTATTTGATGGTCGGACGCAAGCCCGAGTAA
- the slt11 gene encoding Pre-mRNA-splicing factor ECM2: MPPPQIKQDLNRSGWESTDFPSVCENCLPDNPYVQMLKEDYGAECKICTRPFTIFRWKADRTARTKRTTICLTCARLKNCCQCCMLDLSFGLPIVVRDAALKMVAPGPESSINREYYAQEHEKEIQEGRGAVEAYEKTDEKARELLRRLANSEPYYRKPRQQLEGPSDDSTEAQPTDAPVVQSRYGNGPGPIRTSESRRGTPLPGRGRGNMRGGRAGRPFPGTAQIPPSPEDYLPPADPNIMSLFVTGVEDDLPEHTLRTFFTQFGQLRSLICSHRAHCAFINFATREGAEAAAQHCKGKAVIQGCPLRVRWGKPKPLDNMDREERMKNAREGRLTVQAQKDGESGQRAITAAGEPATEKPQSFVVAPPPGSGDVQYSSLSGD, from the exons ATGCCTCCGCCTCAGATTAAACAAGATCTGAACAGGTCAGGCTGGGAGTCCACTGACTTCCCTTCCGTCTGCGAGAACTGCCTTCCCGACAATCCTTACGTTCAGATGCTCAAGGAGGATTATGGTGCTGAATGTAAAATT TGCACACGTCCCTTTACCATATTTCGCTGGAAAGCAGACCGAACGGCACGTACCAAGCGGACCACCATCTGCCTCACTTGCGCGCGCCTGAAGAATTGCTGCCAATGTTGTATGCTTGATCTGTCGTTTGGTCTCCCGATCGTTGTCCGTGATGCCGCTTTGAAGATGGTTGCTCCCGGCCCGGAGAGCTCAATCAATCGTGAATACTATGCACAGGAACACGAGAAAGAGATCCAAGAAGGTCGCGGGGCGGTCGAAGCATACGAGAAGACGGATGAGAAGGCGCGCGAGCTGCTGCGAAGACTGGCAAACAGTGAACCGTACTACAGGAAGCCTCGGCAGCAACTGGAAGGTCCATCCGATGATTCGACTGAGGCACAACCCACCGACGCTCCAGTCGTACAGAGCCGCTATGGGAACGGACCCGGGCCTATCCGGACAAGCGAAAGTAGAAGAGGAACACCACTACCTGGCCGAGGTCGTGGCAATATGCGCGGTGGTCGCGCAGGCCGTCCGTTTCCTGGCACCGCTCAGATCCCTCCATCTCCCGAAGATTACCTGCCTCCTGCGGACCCGAATATCATGTCCCTTTTTGTGACCGGCGTGGAGGACGACCTTCCGGAACACACACTCCGAACATTCTTCACACAGTTCGGTCAACTCCGGTCTTTGATCTGTTCACACCGCGCTCATTGTGCCTTCATCAACTTTGCGACTCGAGAGGGCGCAGAAGCAGCTGCACAGCATTGCAAGGGCAAGGCCGTTATTCAGGGATGCCCCCTGCGGGTGCGGTGGGGTAAGCCCAAGCCTCTGGACAACATGGACAGGGAGGAGCGGATGAAGAATGCTCGTGAGGGTCGATTGACAGTCCAGGCACAAAAGGATGGAGAGTCAGGACAGAGAGCTATCACAGCTGCGGGTGAGCCTGCGACAGAGAAGCCACAGAGCTTTGTTGTGGCACCACCCCCAGGTAGTGGGGATGTCCAATACTCGAGCTTGTCGGGCGATTGA
- a CDS encoding LYR motif-containing protein, with amino-acid sequence MQGNFIFSAPTSRPRLDQWTSGSFGGHGSKIDVRKTRTSDAFYTGTLEIERFLYHLKNEPENGTWYGVPYHLQKDNQYTWNTSQITLILDTMASQTAVTARSAYRQILRATRIAFQDDFRVLVAARQEARRQFDEHRREGIDTPMQINHAKEVAAILRHNIVQGVRDSNDENGKWELRIHDDIERGDNDSIRVGGKKVKVDKPCSA; translated from the exons ATGCAAGGCAATTTTATTTTTTCTGCCCCGACTTCCCGCCCCCGCCTGGACCAATGGACAAGCGGGAGCTTCGGAGGTCATGGATCGAAGATAGATGTTCGAAAGACTAGGAC ATCTGACGCTTTTTACACTGGCACCCTTGAAATAGAACGGTTTCTATATCATCTGAAGAACGAACCGGAGAACGGAACGTGGTACGGAGTGCCATATCACCTTCAGAAAGACAACCAATACACCTGGAATACTTCACAAATCACGTTGATACTAGACACCATGGCCTCGCAAACTGCAGTCACAGCGCGCAGCGCCTACCGACAGATTCTCCGTGCTACCCGCATCGCCTTCCAAG ACGACTTCCGTGTTCTGGTCGCCGCTCGCCAGGAAGCTCGTCGCCAGTTTGACGAACACCGCCGCGAGGGGATTGACACGCCAATGCAGATTAACCATGCCAAAGAGGTTGCCGCCATTCTACGACACAACATTGTACAGGGCGTGAGGGATAGTAACGACGAGAATGGCAAGTGGG AGCTACGCATTCACGACGATATCGAGCGTGGGGACAATGATTCCATCAGGGTTGgggggaagaaggtcaaggttgACAAGCCGTGCTCCGCATGA
- a CDS encoding putative ribosome associated DnaJ chaperone Zuotin, whose product MASQVINVTLPALPQGWSAEKDFTAVGTLSATTQRNLEPVGPHFLAHARRKRHHRTFSEDERIQAQQNVKKTEDDDDDEISEPEDPVMLSRDAKDWKAQDHYAVLGLSKYRWRATPEQIKRAHRKKVLRHHPDKKAALGDRDENDNFFKCIQKAHELLTDPVKRRQFDSVDEAADVDPPSKKEVAKRGFYKAWGPVFEAEARFSKVQPVPQLGDENSTQEEVETFYNFWYNFDSWRSFEYLDEDVPDDNENRDQKRHIEKKNANARRKRKTEDIARLRHLVDDCLAQDERIKKFRQQARAGKDKKRLEKEAEAKRLAEEKEKARLEEEQRKKEAEEAAKAEREKNKKAKEAAKNAAKKNKRILKGSVKDVNYFAESGEPSPAQVDSVLTDVDSIIAKIDSEELAALAERLTTAGKDAAAVKGVWTEEVKRLVDAGKLKDGEAKFFA is encoded by the exons ATGGCTTCTCAGGTCATTAATGTTACTCTCCCAGCCCTTCCTCAGGGCTGGAGTGCCGAGAAGGATTTTACGGCCGTTGGTACTCTGTCTGCCACCACACAGAGAAATCTGGAGCCCGTCGGCCCTCACTTCTTGGCCCATGCTCGCAGA AAGCGCCACCACCGTACTTTCTCCGAGGATGAAAGAATTCAGGCTCAGCAGAACGTCAAGAAgactgaggatgatgacgacgatgagaTCTCCGAGCCTGAGGACCCCGTGATGCTGTCCAGAGATGCTAAGGACTGGAAG GCCCAAGATCACTACGCCGTTCTTGGTCTGTCCAAGTACCGCTGGCGTGCTACCCCCGAGCAGATCAAGCGCGCCCACCGCAAGAAGGTCCTCCGCCATCACCCCGACAAGAAGGCCGCCCTGGGAGACCGCGATGAGAACGACAACTTTTTCAAGTGTATCCAGAAAGCGCACGAGTTGCTGACTGACCCTGTCAAGCGTCGTCAGTTCGACTCCGTCGATGAGGCTGCCGATGTTGACCCCCCGTCTAAGAAGGAGGTTGCCAAGCGCGGTTTCTACAAGGCCTGGGGTCCTGTATTTGAGGCCGAAGCCCGTTTCTCTAAGGTTCAGCCCGTCCCTCAGCTAGGTGACGAGAACAGCACCCAGGAGGAGGTCGAGACCTTCTACAACTTCTGGTACAACTTTGACAGCTGGCGTTCATTCGAGTAcctggatgaggatgttCCCGATGACAACGAGAACCGTGACCAAAAGCGTCAtattgagaagaagaacgccAACGCCCGCCGCAAGCGCAAGACCGAGGATATTGCCCGTTTACGCCACCTGGTTGACGACTGCCTTGCTCAGGACGAGAGAATCAAGAAGTTCCGCCAGCAGGCTCGTGCcggcaaggacaagaagcGTCTCGAGAAGGAGGCCGAGGCAAAGCGtctggccgaggagaaggagaaggctcgtctcgaggaggagcagcgcaagaaggaggccgaagaggccgCTAAGGCCGAGCgtgagaagaacaagaaggccaaggaagccgCCAAGAATGCTGCTAAGAAGAACAAGCGTATTCTCAAGGGCTCTGTCAAGGATGTCAACTACTTTGCCGAGTCTGGCGAGCCTTCTCCCGCTCAGGTCGACTCTGTCCTGACTGACGTCGACTCCATTATAGCCAAGATCGATAGTGAGGAGCTCGCCGCTCTGGCCGAGCGCCTCACTACTGCTGGCAAGGACGCCGCTGCCGTCAAGGGCGTTTGGACTGAGGAGGTCAAGAGACTGGTCGACGCCGGCAAGCTCAAGGACGGCGAGGCCAAGTTTTTTGCTTAG
- a CDS encoding putative acid phosphatase translates to MFTKKSLVTLLGGLSVALAQTSSEQYPSLSEIEAAQATVLPHSPVSNVKGLAFDRFVNIWLENTDFDKAAADAHMSALAKKGLLLTNFWAVTHPSEPNYCAAAGGDTFGMDNDNFNQVPANVSTIADLFDTKNIAWGEYQEHLPYPGYQGFRYPESGPNDYVRKHNPAILFDSVTQDATRLRQIKNFTSFYDDLKNHRLPQHMFITPNMTNDAHDTNITFAATWSWNFLSELLENDYFTKDTLILLTFDENGTYKLGNKIYSILLGGAVPKHLIGKEDNTYYNHYSVIASLSANWGLPSLGRWDCGANLLSFIAEKTGYVNWEVDTSNLYLNHSYPGPLSTSSHTPNWPVPLTKGSCSAGHGILKAVRKTYKDMAPTYNYTSPVPYDAASKTNVGVKYTRKLKNGHVETHITQ, encoded by the exons ATGTTCACTAAGAAGTCTCTCGTGACCCTCCTTGGAGGCCTGTCGGTCGCACTGGCTCAGACTTCCTCTGAGCAGTATCCTTCTCTCTCGGAGATTGAAGCTGCTCAGGCTACTGTGCTGCCTCACTCACCTGTCTCTAATGTCAAGGGTCTTGCATTCGACCGCTTTGTCAACATCTGGTTGGAGAACACT GATTTTGACAaagctgctgcagatgcacACATGTCCGCCCTGGCCAAGAAGGGTCTTCTCTTGACCAACTTCTGGGCCGTCACTCACCCCTCAGAGCCCAATTACTGCGCTGCTGCCGGTGGTGATACCTTCGGCATGGACAACGATAACTTCAACCAGGTCCCTGCGAACGTCTCTACCATTGCTGACCTGTTCGACACCAAGAACATCGCCTGGGGAGAATATCAGGAGCACCTTCCCTACCCCGGCTACCAGGGTTTCCGGTACCCCGAGTCCGGCCCCAACGATTACGTACGCAAGCACAATCCTGCAATCCTGTTTGACTCTGTCACTCAGGATGCCACCAGACTCCGTCAGATCAAAAACTTTACCAGCTTCTATGATGATCTGAAGAACCACCGTCTGCCCCAGCACATGTTCATCACTCCCAACATGACCAACGATGCTCACGACACCAATATTACCTTTGCCGCTACCTGGTCCTGGAACTTTCTGtctgagctgcttgagaacGATTATTTCACCAAGGACACTCTGatcctcctcacctttgatgaGAACGGGACTTACAAGCTTGGCAACAAGATCTACAGCATTCTGCTTGGCGGTGCTGTGCCCAAGCACCTGATTGGCAAGGAGGACAACACCTACTACAACCACTACTCCGTGATCGCTTCCCTGTCTGCCAACTGGGGTCTGCCCTCCCTTGGTCGCTGGGACTGCGGTGCCAACCTGCTCAGCTTTATTGCTGAGAAGACCGGCTATGTCAACTGGGAGGTCGATACCAGCAACCTCTACCTCAACCACAGCTACCCCGGTCCCCTCTCCACCAGTAGTCACACTCCCAACTGGCCCGTGCCCCTCACCAAGGGTTCATGCTCTGCCGGTCACGGTATTCTGAAGGCTGTTCGCAAGACCTACAAGGACATGGCTCCTACCTACAACTACACCAGCCCTGTCCCTTACGATGCGGCGAGCAAGACCAACGTTGGTGTCAAGTACACTCGCAAGCTG AAGAACGGCCACGTTGAGACTCACATCACCCAGTAA